In the Juglans microcarpa x Juglans regia isolate MS1-56 chromosome 6D, Jm3101_v1.0, whole genome shotgun sequence genome, one interval contains:
- the LOC121234989 gene encoding MDIS1-interacting receptor like kinase 2-like, giving the protein MHNDCSPPIIHRDMSSSNILLDSQFEAHVSDFGTARLLEVDSSNWTSPAGTYGYIAPELAYTMKVIEKSDVYSFGVLAIEVIRGKHPGDFISSLSSPLAMENIQVKDVLDQRLPFPTVQVENELIIVVQLAMKCLNVYPQSRPTMHMISKVLSTNINAHS; this is encoded by the exons ATGCACAATGATTGCTCCCCTCCGATTATTCATCGTGACATGTCAAGCAGCAACATCTTGCTGGATTCTCAATTTGAGGCTCATGTTTCAGACTTTGGGACTGCTAGGCTTTTGGAGGTAGACTCATCCAATTGGACTTCCCCTGCAGGCACTTATGGATATATTGCACCag AGCTTGCTTATACAATGAAGGTAATTGAAAAATCTGATGTGTATAGCTTTGGGGTATTGGCAATCGAAGTCATTAGAGGAAAGCATCCAGGTGATTTCATCTCCTCACTATCATCGCCGTTAGCTATGGAGAACATACAAGTGAAAGATGTGTTGGACCAACGCCTTCCATTTCCAACAGTTCAAGTTGAGAATGAACTAATAATAGTTGTACAGCTTGCCATGAAATGCTTAAATGTCTATCCACAATCAAGGCCGACAATGCACATGATTTCTAAAGTGTTATCGACCAATATTAATGCACATTCCTAG
- the LOC121235340 gene encoding MDIS1-interacting receptor like kinase 2-like: protein MSNLISLVLRENQLTGPIPQGIGDLINLETLQLDTNQFIGNLPQNICHGGSLRYFAASNNHLDGQIPKSFKNCTSIVRVQLRGNQLIGDISKDFGVYPNLEFIDLRHNRFYGRISSNWGQCQQLQTLLLGKNNITGSIPKEIGNCTTQLGELDLSSNHIVGTIPKEFGSLISLMKLWMNGNQVSGAIPFEFGFLTNLEYLDLSSNKLSKSIPSNFGDFVKLIELNLSHNDFSERIPTHLMHLSHISKLDISYNSLNGEIPMEIYKLESIVILNLSHNHLSGFIPKAFEQMHWLLYADISYNELQGPIPDSNAFINASVEALQGNKGLCGNVLGLQPCNVSMIYKHSSKRGHKVVFLLVFPLLGVVTVLLSIFGFFLFMQRRKTDLESKQSKTEGQVLSLSILHFNGRTLYDEIIKVTNGFDALY, encoded by the coding sequence ATGAGCAATTTGATATCTTTAGTACTTCGTGAAAACCAACTTACCGGTCCAATTCCTCAAGGAATTGGAGATCTCATCAACTTGGAAACTCTACAACTAGATACAAACCAATTTATTGGTAATTTGCCTCAAAACATTTGCCATGGTGGATCACTTCGGTACTTTGCTGCAAGCAACAACCATTTGGATGGCCAAATTcccaaaagtttcaaaaattgcACAAGCATAGTCAGAGTCCAATTAAGAGGTAACCAACTCATTGGAGATATATCTAAGGACTTCGGTGTCTATCCAAACTTGGAGTTCATAGATCTAAGGCATAATCGATTTTATGGAAGGATCTCAAGTAATTGGGGCCAGTGTCAACAACTACAAACCCTACTTCTGGGTAAAAACAATATTACTGGTAGCATACCAAAAGAGATTGGGAACTGTACTACTCAGCTAGGTGAACTTGATCTTTCTTCAAATCATATAGTTGGGACGATTCCAAAAGAATTCGGAAGCCTAATTTCTCTAATGAAATTGTGGATGAATGGCAATCAAGTCTCTGGCGCTATACCTTTTGAATTTGGGTTCTTGACAAATCTTGAATATCTTGACCTGTCCTCAAACAAGCTGAGTAAGTCAATTCCAAGTAATTTCGGGGACTTCGTGAAATTGATAGAATTGAATTTAAGCCACAACGATTTTAGCGAAAGGATTCCAACACACCTCATGCACTTATCTCATATCTCCAAATTAGATATAAGTTATAACTCTTTAAACGGAGAGATACCAATGGAAATTTACAAATTGGAGAGCATAGTGATCTTAAATCTCTCCCATAATCATCTTTCTGGTTTCATTCCGAAAGCATTCGAACAAATGCATTGGTTGTTGTATGCCGACATATCCTACAATGAGTTGCAGGGTCCGATTCCGGATAGCAACGCATTTATAAATGCTTCTGTAGAAGCATTACAAGGGAACAAGGGATTGTGCGGTAATGTTCTAGGACTACAGCCTTGCAATGTTTCCATGATATACAAACATAGCTCAAAAAGGGGACACAAAGTCGTGTTTCTTCTCGTTTTCCCACTTTTAGGAGTAGTTACTGTTCTACTTTCTATCTTTGGGTTTTTTCTCTTTATGCAAAGAAGAAAGACGGATCTAGAATCCAAACAAAGCAAGACCGAGGGCCAAGTACTGTCTCTTTCAATATTACATTTCAATGGAAGAACATTGTATGATGAAATCATAAAAGTGACCAATGGTTTTGATGCTCTATACTGA